A portion of the Cellulophaga algicola DSM 14237 genome contains these proteins:
- the rplD gene encoding 50S ribosomal protein L4 translates to MKVAVLDIKGKETGRSIELSDAVYGIEPNKHAVYLDVKQYLAHQRQGTHKSKERAEIAGSTRKIKKQKGTGTARAGSIKSPVFRGGGRIFGPRPKDYKQKLNKNLKRLARKSALSIKTNEKAILVVEDFNFDAPKTKDFKNVLKSLGLENKKSLFVLGDSNNNVYLSSRNLKGSEVITNSDLSTYKILNANNIVLLEGSLEGIESNLTKQ, encoded by the coding sequence ATGAAGGTAGCAGTTTTAGATATTAAAGGAAAAGAAACAGGTAGAAGCATAGAGCTTTCTGATGCTGTTTACGGTATAGAGCCAAATAAGCACGCTGTTTATTTAGATGTAAAGCAATATTTAGCGCACCAAAGACAAGGTACGCATAAGTCTAAAGAAAGAGCTGAAATAGCTGGTAGTACAAGAAAAATAAAGAAACAAAAAGGAACTGGTACTGCTCGTGCGGGTAGTATTAAGTCTCCAGTTTTTAGAGGTGGTGGTCGTATTTTTGGACCTAGACCAAAAGATTATAAGCAAAAATTAAACAAGAATTTAAAACGTTTAGCTAGAAAATCTGCTTTAAGCATTAAAACTAATGAGAAAGCAATTTTAGTAGTTGAAGATTTTAATTTTGATGCTCCAAAAACAAAAGATTTTAAGAATGTTTTGAAGTCTTTAGGCTTGGAAAATAAAAAATCTTTATTTGTGTTGGGTGATTCAAATAATAATGTATATTTGTCGTCACGCAATTTAAAGGGGTCTGAAGTTATAACTAACTCAGATTTAAGCACTTATAAGATTTTAAATGCTAATAACATTGTGCTTCTAGAAGGTTCTTTAGAAGGAATTGAGTCTAACTTAACTAAACAATAA
- the rplC gene encoding 50S ribosomal protein L3 — protein MSGLIGKKVGMTSIFDENGKNIPCTVIELGPCVVTQVRTEEVDGYSALQLGFDDKAEKRANKAETGHFKKAGVSPKKKVVEFRDFEGGYKLGDTIGVDLFVEGEFVDAIGISKGKGFQGVVKRHGFAGVGQATHGQHNRLRAPGSVGAASYPARVFKGMKMAGRMGTDKVTVQNLKVLKVVPEKNLLVLKGCVPGHKNAYVTIEK, from the coding sequence ATGTCTGGGTTAATAGGAAAGAAAGTAGGCATGACTAGTATTTTCGATGAAAATGGAAAGAACATTCCATGTACAGTAATCGAACTAGGTCCATGTGTAGTTACCCAAGTCAGAACCGAAGAGGTAGACGGGTATAGTGCCCTTCAATTAGGTTTCGATGACAAGGCAGAAAAACGTGCGAATAAGGCCGAAACAGGTCATTTCAAAAAAGCAGGTGTTTCTCCTAAGAAAAAAGTCGTTGAATTCAGAGATTTTGAAGGTGGTTACAAATTAGGAGACACTATTGGTGTTGATTTATTTGTTGAAGGTGAATTTGTTGATGCTATAGGTATCTCAAAAGGAAAAGGTTTTCAGGGTGTTGTTAAGAGACACGGCTTTGCTGGTGTTGGTCAAGCAACTCACGGTCAACATAACAGACTAAGGGCTCCTGGTTCTGTAGGTGCTGCTTCTTATCCTGCGAGAGTATTCAAAGGTATGAAGATGGCCGGAAGAATGGGTACTGATAAGGTAACTGTTCAAAACCTAAAAGTTTTAAAAGTAGTTCCAGAAAAAAATCTTTTAGTTTTAAAAGGTTGTGTGCCTGGTCATAAGAACGCTTACGTAACTATTGAGAAGTAA
- the rpsJ gene encoding 30S ribosomal protein S10 has product MSQKIRIKLKSYDYNLVDKSAEKIVKTVKSTGAVVTGPIPLPTHKKIFTVLRSPHVNKKSREQFQLSSYKRLLDIYSSSSKTIDALMKLELPSGVEVEIKV; this is encoded by the coding sequence ATGAGTCAAAAAATTAGAATAAAACTTAAATCATACGACTATAATTTAGTAGATAAATCTGCTGAGAAAATAGTTAAAACTGTAAAATCTACAGGAGCTGTTGTAACTGGACCAATTCCGTTGCCAACACATAAGAAAATATTTACTGTATTACGTTCTCCTCACGTTAATAAAAAGTCGAGAGAGCAATTTCAGTTAAGTTCTTATAAGAGACTTTTAGATATTTACAGTTCTTCTTCAAAAACAATTGATGCTTTAATGAAATTAGAGTTGCCAAGTGGTGTTGAAGTAGAGATCAAAGTATAA
- the fusA gene encoding elongation factor G: MSRDLKFTRNIGIAAHIDAGKTTTTERILFYTGVSHKIGEVHDGAATMDWMEQEQERGITITSAATTCTWNFPMKNGEKIEETKPYHFNIIDTPGHVDFTVEVNRSLRVLDGLVFLFSAVDGVEPQSETNWRLADNYKVPRMGFVNKMDRQGSNFLMVCKQIKEMLKSNAVPIVLPIGDEADFRGVVDLVKNRAIIWHEDNFGATFDVVDIPEEMKAEVKEYRANLIEAVAEYDDTLMEKFFEDENSITEDEVHAALRAAVMDMSIIPMICGSSFKNKGVQFLLDAVCRYLPSPMDKEAITGIDPDTELPITRKPDVKEPFAALAFKIATDPFVGRLAFFRAYSGRLDAGSYVLNNRSGNKERISRIYQMHANKQNAIDYIEAGDIGAAVGFKDIKTGDTLSAEKHPIVLESMDFPDPVIGIAVEPKTKADVDKLGMALAKLSEEDPTFTARTDEASGQTIISGMGELHLDIIVDRLRREFKVEVNQGQPQVEYKEALTKTAGHRETYKKQSGGRGKFGDIVFEMGPADDDFVGAGLQFVDQIKGGRIPKEFIPSVQKGFTAAMKAGPLAGYEMDRMKVVLTDGSFHPVDSDALSFELAAKMGYKAAGKAAGAVIMEPIMKIEALTPEENMGDIVGDLNRRRGTITNMSDRAGAKVIKGEVPLSEMFGYVTALRTMSSGRATSTMEFSHYAETPSSISEEVIKAAKGLTA; this comes from the coding sequence ATGTCAAGAGATTTAAAATTTACTAGAAATATAGGTATTGCTGCTCATATTGATGCGGGTAAAACAACTACTACAGAACGTATTTTGTTTTATACGGGTGTAAGTCATAAAATTGGAGAAGTGCATGATGGTGCTGCTACAATGGATTGGATGGAGCAAGAGCAGGAGCGTGGTATTACCATTACTTCGGCCGCTACGACATGTACTTGGAATTTCCCGATGAAAAATGGGGAGAAGATAGAGGAAACTAAGCCGTATCATTTTAACATTATTGACACACCTGGTCACGTAGATTTTACGGTAGAAGTAAATCGTTCTTTACGTGTATTAGATGGTTTGGTGTTTTTGTTTAGTGCTGTTGATGGTGTAGAGCCTCAATCAGAGACTAACTGGAGACTTGCTGATAATTACAAAGTTCCAAGAATGGGCTTTGTGAATAAAATGGATAGACAGGGTTCTAACTTTTTAATGGTTTGTAAGCAAATCAAAGAAATGTTAAAATCTAATGCAGTTCCAATCGTTTTGCCAATTGGTGACGAGGCAGATTTTAGAGGTGTCGTAGATTTAGTTAAGAATAGAGCTATTATCTGGCATGAAGATAACTTCGGGGCAACTTTTGATGTAGTTGATATTCCTGAAGAAATGAAAGCTGAAGTTAAGGAATATAGAGCTAATCTTATAGAGGCAGTTGCTGAATATGATGACACTTTGATGGAGAAATTCTTTGAAGATGAGAATTCTATTACTGAAGATGAAGTCCATGCAGCTTTAAGAGCGGCAGTTATGGATATGAGTATCATTCCAATGATTTGTGGTTCTTCATTTAAGAATAAAGGTGTTCAGTTTCTTTTAGATGCTGTTTGTCGTTACTTGCCTTCTCCAATGGATAAGGAAGCAATAACAGGTATAGATCCTGATACTGAGTTGCCTATCACTAGAAAGCCAGATGTTAAGGAGCCATTTGCTGCTTTAGCATTTAAGATTGCTACGGATCCATTTGTGGGTCGTTTAGCTTTCTTTAGAGCATATTCTGGTAGATTAGATGCTGGTTCTTATGTGTTAAATAATCGTTCTGGTAATAAAGAGCGTATTTCTAGAATTTATCAAATGCATGCTAATAAGCAAAATGCAATTGATTATATAGAAGCTGGAGATATAGGTGCTGCTGTTGGTTTTAAGGATATTAAAACTGGTGATACTTTATCTGCTGAAAAACATCCAATTGTTTTAGAGAGTATGGACTTTCCGGATCCAGTTATTGGTATTGCGGTAGAGCCTAAAACTAAAGCAGATGTTGATAAATTAGGGATGGCTTTGGCTAAACTTTCTGAGGAAGATCCTACATTTACAGCAAGAACGGATGAAGCTTCAGGTCAGACAATTATATCAGGAATGGGTGAGCTTCACTTAGATATTATTGTAGATCGTTTAAGACGTGAATTTAAAGTTGAAGTGAATCAAGGTCAACCTCAAGTTGAATATAAAGAAGCTTTAACGAAAACTGCTGGTCATAGAGAAACTTATAAAAAGCAATCTGGTGGTCGTGGTAAGTTTGGTGATATTGTATTTGAAATGGGTCCTGCTGATGATGATTTCGTAGGAGCTGGTTTACAGTTTGTAGATCAGATTAAAGGGGGTCGTATTCCAAAGGAATTTATACCGTCAGTTCAAAAAGGATTCACAGCAGCAATGAAGGCTGGTCCTTTAGCTGGTTATGAAATGGATCGTATGAAAGTTGTTTTAACAGATGGATCTTTCCACCCTGTGGATTCTGATGCACTTTCTTTTGAATTAGCTGCAAAAATGGGGTACAAAGCTGCTGGTAAAGCTGCTGGTGCTGTAATTATGGAGCCTATAATGAAAATTGAAGCTTTAACACCTGAAGAAAATATGGGTGATATTGTTGGAGATTTAAACAGAAGAAGAGGTACTATTACTAACATGAGTGATAGAGCTGGTGCTAAAGTGATAAAAGGTGAAGTTCCATTATCAGAGATGTTTGGTTACGTTACGGCGTTAAGAACAATGTCTTCTGGTAGAGCGACATCAACAATGGAATTTTCACATTATGCGGAGACACCTTCAAGTATTTCTGAAGAGGTAATCAAAGCAGCAAAAGGTTTAACCGCTTAA
- the rpsG gene encoding 30S ribosomal protein S7 → MRKKQAKKRPLLPDPRFNDQLVTRFVNMMMWDGKKSIAYKVFYDAIDIVDEKKTDEEKSALEIWKDALSNVMPHVEVRSRRVGGATFQIPMQIRPDRKISTAMKWLISFARKRNEKAMSQKLAGEILAAAKEEGAAVKKRTDTHKMAEANKAFSHFRF, encoded by the coding sequence ATGAGAAAAAAACAGGCTAAAAAGAGACCTCTTTTACCAGATCCAAGATTTAATGATCAGTTAGTGACGCGTTTTGTTAACATGATGATGTGGGATGGTAAGAAGTCTATAGCGTACAAAGTATTCTATGATGCAATTGATATTGTAGATGAAAAGAAAACAGACGAAGAAAAATCGGCTCTAGAGATATGGAAAGATGCTCTTTCTAATGTTATGCCTCATGTAGAGGTTAGGAGTAGAAGAGTTGGGGGTGCTACATTCCAGATTCCTATGCAAATTAGACCGGATAGAAAAATATCAACAGCTATGAAATGGTTGATTAGTTTTGCTCGTAAAAGAAACGAGAAAGCTATGTCGCAAAAGTTAGCTGGAGAAATATTAGCAGCTGCTAAAGAAGAGGGTGCTGCCGTTAAGAAAAGAACAGATACTCACAAAATGGCAGAAGCAAATAAAGCTTTCTCTCACTTTAGATTTTAA
- the rpsL gene encoding 30S ribosomal protein S12 has protein sequence MPTISQLVRKGRATITKKSKSAALDSCPQRRGVCTRVYTTTPKKPNSAMRKVARVRLTNGKEVNAYIPGEGHNLQEHSIVLVRGGRVKDLPGVRYHIVRGALDTAGVAGRTQRRSKYGAKRPKK, from the coding sequence ATGCCAACAATTTCACAATTAGTAAGAAAAGGAAGGGCCACGATTACTAAGAAGAGTAAATCGGCTGCTTTGGATTCTTGTCCTCAAAGAAGAGGGGTTTGTACTCGTGTTTACACTACTACACCTAAAAAACCAAATTCTGCAATGCGTAAAGTTGCAAGGGTAAGGTTAACAAATGGTAAAGAAGTAAATGCATACATCCCTGGTGAAGGACATAATCTTCAAGAGCACTCGATAGTATTAGTAAGGGGCGGAAGAGTTAAAGATTTACCGGGTGTTAGGTATCATATCGTTAGAGGAGCTTTGGATACAGCAGGTGTTGCTGGAAGAACTCAACGTAGATCTAAGTATGGTGCTAAAAGACCTAAGAAGTAA
- a CDS encoding SusC/RagA family TonB-linked outer membrane protein, which produces MKTKVNGILTLLLAFVVHLTFAQEKTISGMVTDQQGVPLPGVNILVSGTSNGTQSDFDGNYTINASEGQTLVFSYVGQKETSKVVGATSLINVAMTEDAQALDEIVVTALGISREKKSLGYSTQEVKGEELTAVKSGNFVNALSGKASGIQIKKNNNFGGSTNVVIRGNSSLQGNNQALFVIDGVPISNFNSNDANQSEGSGGYYDYGNAASDINPEDIASVNILKGAAASALYGSRAANGVIMITTKKGKTTNGIGVTVSSGVTFGTVDKSTFAKYQDQYGAGYGPGSDIIGTDINGADILWENQPGAVNPRDQYFINRDLDGDGQYTDLYANYGDDGSYGGRFDPNLLVYQWDSFDPASPNYQTATPWVNSRNGAITFFETPVTTTNSVSLEKGFEDGSLRLNYTLFDQSGLLPNSSIKKHNISMSGTAKLTDKFSVTGYSNYIKTSGLGRNSTGYNDNIIANFKQWWQTNVDIQDLENIYKSTGRNVTWNPSSSDAGATPAYWDNPYWTRFENYQNDSRSRFIGNISLNYQFNDWFSAMARIATDTYAELQEERRANGSVPTSFGVSRGNVDSGYGRKNINRTETNYDFMLNFNKNLSDKFNLTGILGTNIRRTNFNSVYSSTSGGLSVPKLYSLQNSVGPLPLPVETAEEVGVDGIFASASLGYNNMLYVDATIRRDHSSTLPTENSSYYYPSVAGSFVFNRLLGSDAISFGKLRASYAEVGNDASFDYLQDSYVINTPIGTASTSVSNTKKKIDLKPERTQSFEAGIEMRFVNNRLGFDVAYYKTNSVDQIFGVPVSTATGFSNKILNAGEIENSGFEVSLTAMPVKTDDFNWNVNVNWTRNRNKVISLEDGIQNLQLGNFQGGVTINATVGQPYGVIQGTDYTYLNGERVVDASNGQYVSSSSSNEVIGDSNPDWQMGITNSFNYKNLAFNFLIDIQQGGSIFSLDQYYGRATGLYEETVFTNELGNPVRDALNFNQYDSDGDGIPSGGYVADSGGFINEGVNANGEANTTRLDADNFGALGYRRGLPNSAFVYDASYVKLREASITYTFPKKIIERTFLTNASFSVVGSNLWIIHKNIPHEDPEGGLSSGNIQGYSVGSLPTTRDLGFNVKLQF; this is translated from the coding sequence ATGAAAACAAAAGTAAATGGAATCCTTACGCTTCTTTTAGCGTTTGTTGTGCATTTAACATTTGCACAAGAAAAGACGATTTCTGGTATGGTCACCGATCAACAAGGTGTGCCTTTACCTGGAGTAAACATTTTAGTCTCTGGAACAAGTAATGGTACGCAATCTGACTTTGACGGAAACTACACAATTAATGCAAGTGAAGGACAAACATTAGTCTTCTCGTATGTTGGTCAGAAAGAGACCTCCAAAGTTGTTGGAGCTACTTCTTTGATTAATGTTGCTATGACTGAAGATGCACAAGCATTAGATGAGATCGTGGTAACGGCGTTAGGTATCTCTAGAGAGAAAAAATCTTTAGGATATTCTACTCAAGAAGTAAAAGGAGAAGAGTTAACTGCTGTTAAAAGTGGTAACTTTGTTAATGCTCTTTCCGGTAAAGCTTCTGGTATCCAGATTAAGAAAAACAATAACTTTGGTGGTTCAACTAACGTAGTAATACGTGGTAACTCTTCATTACAAGGAAATAACCAAGCGTTATTTGTAATTGACGGGGTGCCTATTAGTAACTTTAACTCCAATGATGCTAATCAAAGTGAAGGTAGTGGTGGTTATTATGATTATGGAAATGCTGCTTCAGATATCAACCCTGAAGATATTGCTTCTGTAAACATTCTTAAAGGTGCTGCTGCATCTGCACTTTACGGTTCAAGAGCTGCAAACGGTGTAATTATGATTACTACTAAAAAAGGTAAAACAACGAATGGCATTGGTGTTACAGTAAGTTCAGGGGTTACTTTTGGAACTGTTGACAAAAGTACATTCGCTAAATACCAAGACCAATATGGTGCTGGTTATGGACCAGGTTCAGATATCATAGGGACAGATATCAATGGAGCTGATATTTTGTGGGAAAATCAACCAGGTGCTGTAAACCCTAGGGATCAATATTTCATCAACAGAGATTTAGATGGCGATGGACAATATACCGACTTATACGCTAATTACGGAGATGACGGATCATATGGTGGGCGTTTTGATCCAAACCTTTTAGTATACCAATGGGATTCTTTTGATCCTGCGTCTCCTAATTACCAAACAGCAACTCCTTGGGTTAATTCTAGAAATGGTGCAATTACATTTTTTGAAACCCCAGTAACTACTACAAATTCTGTTTCTTTAGAAAAAGGTTTTGAAGATGGTTCATTAAGATTAAATTATACTTTATTTGATCAATCTGGTTTATTGCCAAATAGTTCAATTAAAAAACATAACATATCTATGAGTGGTACTGCTAAACTTACAGATAAGTTTTCAGTTACTGGATATTCTAACTACATAAAGACAAGTGGATTAGGAAGAAACTCTACCGGTTATAACGACAATATTATTGCAAACTTTAAACAATGGTGGCAAACTAACGTTGATATACAAGACTTAGAAAACATCTATAAATCTACAGGTAGAAACGTAACTTGGAACCCATCCTCTTCTGATGCTGGAGCTACTCCTGCTTATTGGGACAATCCATACTGGACAAGATTTGAAAATTATCAAAATGATTCAAGATCACGTTTCATTGGTAATATTTCTTTAAACTATCAATTTAACGATTGGTTTAGCGCAATGGCTAGAATAGCTACAGATACGTATGCTGAATTACAAGAAGAAAGAAGAGCTAATGGTAGTGTTCCTACTAGTTTTGGTGTTAGTAGAGGAAATGTTGATTCTGGATATGGTAGAAAAAACATTAACAGAACAGAAACTAATTATGATTTCATGCTTAATTTCAATAAGAATTTAAGTGATAAATTTAATTTAACAGGCATCTTAGGTACCAACATTAGACGTACTAATTTTAACTCCGTTTATTCATCAACAAGTGGTGGACTAAGTGTACCAAAATTATATTCTTTACAGAATAGTGTAGGACCATTACCTTTACCTGTGGAAACAGCAGAAGAAGTTGGTGTAGATGGTATTTTCGCAAGTGCTTCTCTTGGATACAACAATATGCTTTATGTAGATGCTACTATTCGTAGAGATCATTCTTCTACACTACCTACTGAAAATAGCTCTTACTATTATCCTTCGGTAGCAGGTAGTTTTGTTTTCAATAGATTATTAGGAAGTGATGCTATTTCTTTTGGGAAGTTAAGAGCTAGTTACGCAGAAGTAGGTAATGATGCTAGTTTTGATTACTTACAAGACAGCTATGTTATTAATACACCTATAGGTACTGCAAGTACATCTGTATCTAATACAAAGAAAAAAATAGATTTAAAACCAGAGCGTACGCAAAGTTTTGAAGCAGGTATTGAAATGAGATTTGTAAACAACAGACTAGGGTTTGATGTAGCTTATTACAAAACAAATTCTGTAGATCAAATTTTTGGAGTACCAGTATCTACTGCAACTGGTTTTTCTAATAAAATCTTAAACGCTGGTGAAATTGAAAATTCAGGATTTGAAGTTTCTTTAACTGCCATGCCCGTAAAAACTGACGATTTCAATTGGAATGTAAATGTAAACTGGACTAGAAATAGAAACAAAGTTATTTCATTGGAAGATGGCATTCAAAACTTACAATTAGGAAATTTCCAAGGTGGTGTTACTATTAATGCAACTGTAGGTCAACCTTATGGTGTAATACAAGGTACAGATTATACGTATTTAAATGGCGAGAGAGTTGTTGACGCAAGTAATGGGCAATATGTATCAAGTAGCAGTTCTAATGAAGTCATTGGAGACTCTAATCCAGATTGGCAAATGGGGATTACCAACAGTTTTAACTACAAAAACTTAGCGTTTAATTTCTTAATTGACATACAACAAGGAGGAAGTATATTCTCTTTAGATCAATATTACGGAAGAGCTACTGGCCTATATGAAGAAACAGTTTTTACAAATGAACTTGGCAACCCTGTAAGAGATGCTCTTAATTTTAATCAATACGACAGTGATGGAGATGGAATACCATCAGGAGGCTATGTGGCAGACTCGGGTGGTTTTATCAACGAAGGTGTAAATGCTAACGGAGAAGCTAATACGACTAGACTTGATGCTGACAACTTTGGTGCTTTAGGCTATAGAAGAGGCTTACCTAACTCCGCATTTGTATATGATGCTAGTTATGTAAAACTAAGAGAAGCTTCAATTACCTATACTTTTCCAAAGAAAATAATTGAACGAACATTCTTAACAAATGCTTCTTTTAGTGTTGTAGGTTCTAACTTATGGATCATACACAAAAATATTCCTCATGAAGATCCTGAAGGTGGTTTATCTTCTGGAAATATTCAAGGCTATTCTGTAGGTTCATTACCAACAACTAGAGATCTTGGTTTTAACGTTAAACTTCAATTCTAA
- a CDS encoding SusD/RagB family nutrient-binding outer membrane lipoprotein translates to MKKILILLTAVVASSCSDNLEGLNQNIKDPTAVPGESLFTGAQKNLVDQVVDLNVNLNNTKLWAQYLQETLYTDESNYNQVNRTIPQSHWDAMYKDVLKDLNTSAEIIAETEYALPADADTKANKLVVIEVMKIYAYSSLVEVFGDVPYTEAGDIEILLPKYDDGLTIYKDLIERLTIAIDAFDTTNGSFGSADRLYSGDVTLWKKFASSLKLRMGILLSDVDNSYAEATVIDAIASGVFTSNEDNATYAYLSADPNTNPIYDNLVLSGRTDFVAATTIIDHMNTLNDPRRPLYFEATADGTFKGGNIGEKSSYDNFSHVAARLETPTEPGVLLDYAEVSFLQAEAIARNFAIAGTAKQFYEDGIKASVAYWGGASADADTYIAQSSVDYDTALAASTATEPWKEVIGTQKWIALYNRGLEGWTSIRLLDYPLMAVPFKPLSGYPARYTYPIQEQTLNGANYEAATTAIGGDAAETKLFWDLN, encoded by the coding sequence ATGAAAAAAATATTAATACTATTAACAGCAGTAGTCGCTAGCTCTTGTTCTGATAACTTAGAAGGTTTAAATCAAAATATTAAAGACCCTACTGCAGTACCTGGTGAAAGTTTGTTTACTGGCGCACAAAAAAATCTTGTTGACCAAGTTGTTGACCTGAATGTAAATTTGAATAACACCAAATTGTGGGCACAATATTTACAAGAAACCCTTTACACTGATGAAAGCAACTATAATCAAGTTAATAGAACCATTCCTCAAAGTCACTGGGATGCGATGTATAAAGATGTTCTAAAAGACCTGAATACTTCTGCAGAAATTATTGCAGAAACTGAATATGCTTTACCAGCAGATGCGGATACGAAAGCTAATAAGCTAGTTGTTATCGAAGTAATGAAAATTTATGCATATAGTAGTTTAGTTGAAGTATTTGGCGATGTTCCTTACACTGAGGCAGGAGACATTGAAATTTTACTTCCTAAATATGATGATGGTCTAACCATTTACAAAGATTTAATCGAAAGATTAACTATAGCTATTGATGCTTTTGATACTACAAATGGTAGTTTCGGAAGTGCTGATAGATTGTATAGTGGCGATGTAACTTTATGGAAGAAATTTGCTAGCTCCTTAAAATTAAGAATGGGTATTCTGTTGTCTGATGTTGACAATTCTTATGCAGAAGCAACCGTAATTGATGCCATAGCAAGTGGTGTATTTACCAGCAATGAAGACAATGCTACCTATGCTTATCTATCTGCAGACCCTAATACAAATCCTATCTATGATAACCTAGTTTTAAGTGGGAGAACAGATTTCGTAGCTGCAACTACGATTATTGATCACATGAATACTTTAAATGACCCTAGAAGACCATTGTACTTTGAAGCTACTGCTGACGGCACCTTTAAAGGAGGAAATATAGGTGAAAAATCTAGTTATGATAATTTTTCTCATGTTGCTGCTAGACTAGAAACACCTACAGAACCTGGTGTTTTATTAGATTATGCTGAAGTTTCCTTTTTACAAGCTGAAGCCATTGCTAGAAATTTTGCAATCGCAGGAACTGCAAAGCAATTTTACGAAGATGGTATTAAAGCTTCTGTGGCTTATTGGGGTGGAGCATCTGCTGATGCAGATACTTATATAGCACAATCTTCTGTAGATTACGATACAGCACTTGCAGCTAGTACTGCTACTGAACCATGGAAAGAAGTTATTGGAACCCAAAAATGGATTGCTCTTTACAACAGAGGCTTAGAAGGTTGGACTTCTATTCGCTTACTTGACTACCCATTAATGGCCGTTCCATTTAAACCTCTTTCTGGTTACCCAGCAAGATATACGTATCCAATTCAGGAACAAACCTTAAACGGTGCTAACTATGAAGCAGCTACTACTGCAATTGGTGGCGATGCTGCAGAAACTAAACTTTTCTGGGATTTAAACTAA
- the rlmB gene encoding 23S rRNA (guanosine(2251)-2'-O)-methyltransferase RlmB, producing MENNTQIYGIRAIIEAINADKAIDKVFIQKGLKGDLFKEFETLIRRNGINSSYVPVEKLNRLTKGNHQGVIATISPITFFTLEELVEKVSAKETTPLFLLLDQLSDVRNFGAIIRTAECTGVDGIIIQKKGAAPVTADTIKTSAGAAFKVPIAKVDHIKDAVFYLQASGIKTIAATEKTENSVYDISFKEPCAIIMGSEDLGISPSILKVVDDKAKIPLLGEIGSLNVSVACGVFLYEAVRQRSL from the coding sequence ATGGAAAACAATACTCAGATTTACGGAATAAGAGCAATTATTGAGGCAATAAATGCAGATAAGGCAATTGATAAAGTCTTTATTCAAAAAGGTCTTAAAGGCGATTTATTCAAAGAATTTGAAACACTTATCCGAAGAAACGGGATTAATTCTTCGTATGTTCCTGTAGAAAAACTAAACAGGTTAACAAAAGGGAATCATCAAGGGGTTATTGCTACCATATCACCTATTACATTTTTTACTCTTGAAGAGTTAGTAGAGAAGGTTTCTGCAAAAGAAACAACCCCCCTATTCTTATTACTAGACCAACTATCTGATGTTAGAAATTTTGGTGCTATTATTAGAACTGCAGAATGTACTGGAGTAGACGGGATCATCATTCAAAAAAAAGGTGCAGCACCAGTAACTGCTGACACCATAAAAACTTCTGCTGGAGCTGCTTTTAAAGTTCCCATTGCTAAAGTTGACCATATCAAAGATGCCGTTTTCTATTTACAAGCTTCAGGAATTAAAACAATAGCAGCCACAGAAAAAACAGAAAATTCTGTTTATGACATATCCTTTAAAGAACCTTGTGCTATTATCATGGGTTCAGAAGATTTAGGTATCTCTCCTTCTATTTTAAAAGTAGTAGATGATAAGGCTAAGATTCCTTTATTAGGAGAAATAGGATCATTAAACGTGTCTGTTGCATGTGGGGTATTTTTATATGAAGCCGTTAGACAACGTAGTCTGTAA